In the Setaria italica strain Yugu1 chromosome VI, Setaria_italica_v2.0, whole genome shotgun sequence genome, one interval contains:
- the LOC105914654 gene encoding uncharacterized protein LOC105914654: MADEAALRRPAGTSSRSPARFTALELAAAEQLIHLSESSCSSGAAALSTPRGGGGGWGMQLLPASAASSSTSPRSVNNAPPPAVGAAADAAAEDDEQEVGGRRRRNKRYRPIAEIYAATEPKPIGGRRRKADRPRTTDGAAAAKELEARK; encoded by the coding sequence ATGGCCGACGAGGccgccctgcgccgcccggccgggACGTCGTCCCGGTCCCCGGCGCGGTTCAcggcgctggagctcgcggcggcggagcagctcATCCACCTCAGCGAGAGCAGCtgctcctccggcgccgccgccctcagcaccccgcgcggcggcggcggcggctgggggatGCAGCTGctcccggcctccgccgcgtcgtcctccacctccccgCGCTCCGTGAACAacgcgcccccgcccgccgtgGGCGCTGCTGCCGATGCGGCCGCGGAGGACGACGAGCAGGAGGTGggcgggaggcggcgcaggaacAAGCGGTACCGCCCGATCGCGGAGATCTACGCCGCCACggagcccaagccgatcgggGGCCGCCGCAGGAAGGCGGACAGGCCCAGGACgacggacggcgccgccgccgccaaggagctAGAGGCGAGGAAGTAG
- the LOC101755734 gene encoding uncharacterized protein LOC101755734 — protein MEAEIAKLPAAASVSMSSSLPASASAASGAAGAGGAEFTADDLAAADQLVQLSVSGGGDDEEEEEDQREALSSSSARSVNNAVTAAARDEEEEEDSGVVDRRAKKRYRLVSDLYAATRQVKDGAGGGGGKSKRRKSSRDGMRN, from the coding sequence ATGGAGGCGGAGATCGCcaagctgccggcggcggcgtccgtgtCCATGTCGTCGTCGTTGCCTGCGTCTGCGTCTGCGGCTTCCggggccgcgggcgccggcggggcggagtTCACGGCGGACGACCTCGCGGCGGCGGACCAGCTGGTGCAGCTCAgcgtcagcggcggcggggacgacgaggaggaggaggaggaccagcGGGAGGCGTTATCGTCGTCGTCCGCTCGGTCGGTGAACAACgccgtgacggcggcggcgcgggacgaggaggaagaggaggattccgGGGTGGTGGACCGGAGGGCCAAGAAGCGCTACCGCCTGGTGTCCGACCTCTACGCCGCCACCAGGCAGGTcaaggacggcgccggcggcggcggtgggaagAGCAAGCGGCGGAAGAGCAGCAGGGACGGCATGCGGAATTGA
- the LOC101754640 gene encoding acyl carrier protein 3, chloroplastic, which produces MASIAGSALSFARPVKAVNTSSLSFSAARKGNAFLRLHSVPKRFAVCYAAKKDTVDKVCEIVKKQLAVPEGTEVCGASKFSDLGADSLDTVEIVMGLEEEFDISVEESSAQSIATVEDAAELIDKLVAEKSP; this is translated from the exons ATGGCCTCCATCGCCGGATCCGCCCTCTCCTTCGCCAGGCCCGTCAAG GCAGTCAACACGAGCTCGCTCTCTTTCTCTGCTGCGAGGAAGGGCAATGCATTCCTCCGCCTGCATTCAGTGCCCAAGAGATTTGCTGTTTGCTATGCA GCTAAGAAGGATACAGTGGACAAGGTTTGTGAAATTGTGAAGAAGCAGCTCGCTGTTCCAGAGGGCACTGAAGTTTGTGGTGCCTCTAAGTTCTCTGATCTTGGTGCAGATTCACTTGATACG GTTGAGATCGTGATGGGCCTTGAGGAGGAGTTCGACATCAGCGTCGAGGAATCAAGCGCGCAGTCAATTGCGACAGTTGAGGATGCTGCCGAGCTCATTGACAAGCTTGTTGCTGAGAAATCACCCTGA
- the LOC101754254 gene encoding beta-galactosidase 11 codes for MSGLRARALAVAAAAALALALMAPGAAAAWELTKKGTVVSYDRRSLMIDGRREIFFSGSIHYPRSPPDMWPDLIVKAKEGGLNVIESYVFWNIHEPEKGVLNFEGRYDMVKFFKMIQEHDMYAIVRIGPFIQAEWNHGGLPYWLREVPDIVFRTNNEPFKMLMEKFVNLIVKKLKDANLFASQGGPIILAQIENEYQHLEAVFKEEGTKYINWAAKMAQATNTGVPWFMCKQTKAPGEVIPTCNGRNCGDTWPGPTNKTMPLLWTENWTAQYRVFGDPPSQRSAEDLAFAVARFFSVGGTMTNYYMYHGGTNFGRTAAAFVMPKYYDEAPLDEFGLYKEPKWGHLRDLHQALRLCKKALLWGTPSVQKLGKQFEARVFELKEQNVCVAFLSNHNTKDDVTMTFRGQPYFVPRHSISILADCKTVVFSTQHVNAQHNQRTFHFTEQTVQNNVWQMFDEEKVPKYKQAKIRTRKAQELYNLTKDKTDYVWYTSSFKLEADDMPFRRDVRPVLEVNSHGHASVAFVNNVFVGCGHGTKMNKAFLLQKPMNLKMGVNHVAVLSSTLGMMDSGAYLEHREAGIDRVQILGLNAGTLDLTNNGWGHIIGLVGEQKEIYTEKGMGSVTWKPAVKDKPLTWYKRHFDMPSGEDPVVLDLSPMGKGMMYVNGEGIGRYWISYKHALGRPSQQLYHVPRSFLREKNNVLVLFEEEGGHPDAIMILTVKRDNICTFISEKNPAHIKSWQRTDSQITAKGGGDLKPKATLSCPLKKVIQQVVFASFGNPQGICGNYTAGSCHTPRAKEVAEKACLGQRTCTLPVAADVYGGDLNCPGTTATLAVQVKCSKRSPGAPAAAAQ; via the exons ATGTCCGGCCTCCGCGCCcgggcgctcgccgtcgccgcggcggccgcgctcgcgctcgcgctcatggcgcccggcgccgcggcggcgtgggagctcaccaagaagggcACCGTGGTCTCCTACGACCGCCGCTCGCTCATGATCGACGGCCGCCGGGAGATCTTCTTCTCCGGGTCCATCCACTACCCGCGGAGCCCGCCAGACATGTGGCCAGACCTCATCGTCAAGGCCAAGGAGGGCGGCCTCAACGTCATCGAGAGCTACGTCTTCTGGAACATCCACGAGCCCGAGAAGGGCGTG ctcaacttcgagggccGGTACGACATGGTCAAGTTCTTCAAGATGATCCAGGAGCACGACATGTACGCCATCGTCCGGATCGGGCCCTTCATCCAGGCCGAATGGAACCATGG AGGCCTGCCCTACTGGCTAAGGGAGGTGCCTGACATTGTCTTCCGGACGAACAACGAGCCATTCAAG ATGCTCATGGAGAAGTTTGTGAACCTCATAGTGAAAAAGCTCAAGGACGCCAACCTGTTTGCGTCGCAGGGAGGTCCCATCATTCTAGCACAG ATTGAGAATGAGTATCAGCACCTGGAGGCGGTGTTCAAAGAGGAGGGCACCAAGTATATCAACTGGGCAGCGAAGATGGCCCAAGCTACCAACACCGGCGTGCCATGGTTCATGTGCAAGCAGACCAAAGCTCCTGGTGAAGTG ATCCCAACCTGCAATGGGAGGAATTGTGGAGATACATGGCCTGGTCCAACCAACAAGACCATGCCTCTCTTGTGGACTGAGAACTGGACAGCGCA GTACAGGGTATTTGGTGATCCACCATCCCAGCGTTCGGCCGAGGACCTTGCATTCGCTGTGGCGCGTTTCTTCTCTGTCGGGGGTACTATGACAAACTATTACATG TATCATGGGGGTACGAACTTTGGAAGGACAGCTGCTGCTTTTGTGATGCCAAAATACTACGACGAGGCGCCTCTCGATGAATTTG GCCTGTACAAGGAGCCTAAATGGGGCCACCTCAGGGACCTGCACCAGGCGCTGAGGCTTTGCAAGAAGGCCCTGCTATGGGGGACGCCGTCAGTACAGAAGCTGGGCAAGCAATTCGAGGCGAGGGTGTTCGAGTTGAAGGAGCAGAACGTGTGCGTGGCGTTCCTCTCCAACCACAACACCAAGGACGACGTGACCATGACATTCCGGGGACAGCCCTACTTCGTTCCACGCCATTCCATCAGCATCCTCGCCGACTGCAAGACCGTCGTCTTCAGCACCCAGCAC GTGAACGCACAGCACAATCAGAGGACGTTCCACTTCACGGAACAGACGGTGCAGAACAACGTATGGCAGATGTTTGACGAGGAGAAGGTCCCCAAGTACAAGCAGGCCAAGATCAGGACGCGCAAGGCACAGGAGCTCTACAACCTAACCAAGGACAAAACTGACTACGTCTGGTACACCTCGAG CTTCAAGTTGGAGGCCGACGACATGCCGTTCCGCCGCGACGTCCGTCCTGTGCTCGAGGTCAACAGCCATGGCCACGCCTCGGTGGCGTTTGTCAACAACGTCTTCGTAG GATGCGGTCACGGGACCAAGATGAACAAGGCGTTCTTGCTCCAGAAGCCCATGAACCTGAAAATGGGCGTCAACCACGTCGCCGTCTTGTCATCGACGCTGGGAATGATG GACAGTGGCGCTTACCTGGAGCACCGGGAGGCCGGCATCGACAGGGTGCAGATCCTGGGCCTCAACGCGGGCACGCTGGACCTGACGAATAACGGCTGGGGCCACATCATCGGCCTCGTCGGCGAGCAGAAGGAGATCTACACCGAGAAGGGCATGGGGAGCGTCACCTGGAAGCCCGCCGTGAAGGACAAGCCGCTCACATGGTACAAG AGGCACTTCGACATGCCGTCGGGAGAGGACCCGGTGGTGCTCGACCTGAGCCCGATGGGCAAGGGCATGATGTACGTCAACGGCGAGGGCATCGGCCGCTACTGGATCTCATACAAGCACGCCCTCGGTCGGCCATCACAGCAGCT GTACCACGTGCCGAGATCCTTCTTGCGCGAGAAGAACAATGTGCTGGTGCTGTTCGAGGAGGAAGGCGGGCATCCGGACGCGATCATGATCCTGACGGTGAAGCGCGACAACATCTGCACCTTCATCTCGGAGAAGAACCCGGCGCACATCAAGTCGTGGCAGCGCACGGACAGCCAGATCACGGCGAAGGGGGGCGGCGACCTCAAGCCCAAGGCGACGCTGTCGTGCCCGCTCAAGAAGGTGATCCAGCAGGTGGTGTTCGCGAGCTTCGGCAACCCGCAGGGCATCTGCGGCAACTACACCGCCGGCAGCTGCCACACGCCGCGCGCCAAGGAGGTGGCGGAGAAGGCCTGCCTGGGGCAGCGGACCTGCACGCTCCCCGTGGCCGCCGATGTGTACGGCGGCGACCTCAACTGCCCCGGCACCACGGCGACGCTCGCCGTGCAGGTCAAGTGCTCCAAGAGGtcgcccggcgcccccgccgccgccgcacaatAA
- the LOC101755325 gene encoding ABSCISIC ACID-INSENSITIVE 5-like protein 7, whose product MRAFPLEKNRAPFTFPDKKNRVPSPAGYLLAHWPCLAGCREVKGLDSSASRSGQHGGRAKRGMEPERGDAAELLVWGTTGAGNNDDGAAAACLCPAAVAAAPGSVFPRHALEQEMLRRGDLQLQGGVGDRRRERKMKNRESAARSRARRYAYVNELEKEVSALRAENEELRKLCEELKEAAEAPAKKANQRLQRTSSATF is encoded by the exons ATGCGTGCGTTCCCCCTCGAAAAAAACCGAGCGCCTTTTACGTTTCCGGACAAGAAAAATCGAGTGCCCTCTCCGGCCGGCTACTTATTAGCACACTGGCCGTGTCTTGCTGGCTGCAGAGAGGTGAAGGGATTGGACTCGAGCGCTTCTCGATCCGGGCAGCACGGCGGCAGAGCCAAGAGAGGCATGGAGCCGGAACGAGGGGACGCGGCGGAGCTGCTCGTGTGGGGGACGACGGGCGCCGGCAACAACGACGACGGTGCCGCCGCGGCGTGCCTCTGCCCCGCCGCAGTGGCAGCCGCCCCAGGTTCTGTGTTCCCCCGCCACGcgctggagcaggagatgctgCGCCGCGGCGACCTGCAGCTGCAGGGCGGCGTGGGCGACAGGCGCAGGGAGCGGAAGATGAAGAACCGCGAGTCGGCGGCGCGGTCCCGCGCGCGCCGGTACGCGTACGTGAACGAGCTGGAGAAGGAGGTGAGCGCCCTCCGCGCTGAGAACGAGGAGCTCAGGAAGCTCTGCGAGGAG CTGAaggaggccgcggaggcgccGGCGAAGAAGGCTAACCAGCGGCTGCAGAGGACGTCATCCGCGACATTCTAG